In Flavobacterium gelatinilyticum, a genomic segment contains:
- a CDS encoding murein hydrolase activator EnvC family protein yields the protein MPKFLLSLIFVCATTFVWAQDSQQEKLEQRKAQILQEIKDNEKMLQSVRKKEKSAVNEYLIQANKIKLKEKLINTTAKQEKVLSNDMYINQVKVNKLKKELAVLKEDYAKMILKSYKSRSEQSRAMFILSSESFLQAYKRAQYLKQYTSFRKNQGLEIQSKSAELVDYNKKLDGQRQVKKKIIAENEKEKQGLEVEKKEQQKLVNALKKDKNKIAADIKSKQSESKRIDRQIDRLIREAIAEANRKAALEKAKENPGSTAKAPVSSSKIAMTPEDKVLAADFKANRGRLPWPVEKGFISLGYGDQPHPLHPSITVHNSGVEITTEDGASARAVFAGEVSKVIVLSPVNKAVVIQHGDFFTVYQNLSSVSVSQGDKVSIKQNIGKVRTSGDTGKTIIKFLILQNTTNADPENWLQNR from the coding sequence ATGCCAAAATTTCTCCTAAGCCTAATTTTTGTTTGTGCCACTACATTTGTATGGGCGCAGGATTCGCAGCAAGAAAAACTGGAGCAGCGTAAAGCTCAGATTCTTCAGGAAATTAAAGACAATGAAAAAATGTTACAGTCGGTTAGAAAAAAAGAAAAATCAGCTGTAAATGAGTATTTAATCCAGGCAAACAAAATTAAGCTGAAAGAAAAGCTGATCAATACAACGGCAAAGCAGGAAAAAGTCTTGAGCAATGATATGTATATTAATCAGGTAAAGGTTAATAAACTAAAAAAAGAACTGGCGGTATTAAAAGAAGATTATGCAAAAATGATCCTGAAATCATATAAAAGCCGTTCTGAACAAAGCAGGGCTATGTTTATTTTGTCTTCAGAAAGTTTTTTACAAGCTTACAAAAGAGCGCAATATTTAAAGCAATATACAAGTTTTAGAAAAAACCAGGGGTTAGAAATCCAGTCAAAATCAGCAGAATTAGTCGATTATAATAAGAAACTGGATGGCCAAAGACAGGTTAAGAAAAAGATTATTGCAGAAAACGAAAAAGAAAAACAGGGTCTGGAAGTAGAGAAAAAAGAACAGCAGAAACTGGTTAATGCACTTAAAAAAGATAAAAATAAAATTGCGGCCGATATTAAATCGAAACAAAGCGAATCCAAAAGAATCGACAGACAAATCGACCGTTTAATTCGTGAAGCAATTGCCGAAGCCAATAGAAAAGCGGCTCTTGAAAAAGCAAAAGAAAATCCGGGATCTACAGCAAAAGCGCCTGTTTCGTCTTCTAAAATTGCCATGACGCCGGAAGATAAAGTTTTGGCTGCAGATTTTAAAGCCAATAGAGGAAGATTGCCATGGCCGGTAGAAAAAGGATTTATTTCTCTGGGTTATGGAGATCAGCCCCACCCGCTGCACCCTTCAATTACAGTACATAACTCAGGAGTTGAAATTACAACCGAGGATGGTGCCAGTGCAAGAGCAGTTTTCGCAGGAGAAGTTTCAAAAGTAATCGTTCTATCTCCGGTTAATAAAGCAGTAGTAATTCAGCACGGGGATTTCTTTACAGTTTATCAAAACCTAAGTTCGGTTTCTGTTAGCCAGGGCGATAAAGTTTCGATTAAACAAAATATTGGAAAAGTAAGAACCAGTGGTGATACGGGAAAAACCATCATAAAATTTTTGATTCTTCAAAACACAACAAATGCCGATCCGGAAAACTGGCTTCAAAACAGATAA
- a CDS encoding DUF4292 domain-containing protein has translation MKKYIIIALMSVFVISCKSKAVAVQSSNTAEVVTKKDNKAIEKHYENKLDFSTLYIKAAAKYADEKQSQNVTAEIRIEKDKQILISVRFLGITMAKALITPTTVSYYEKINSTYYEGDFSSLSKWLGTELDYTKVQNLLVGEAFDDLREGKYTQTIVENLFRLEDEKDQNIKKAFYLDPEKYLVQKEEISQPAENRKLEINYFDAKTFSQGTIPTAITINAVQPKGTTNINLNYNNISFNEELSFPYSVPSGYKKVLIK, from the coding sequence ATGAAAAAATATATTATAATTGCATTGATGTCTGTTTTTGTGATCTCATGCAAATCAAAAGCCGTTGCTGTCCAGAGTAGCAACACTGCCGAAGTTGTTACGAAAAAAGACAATAAAGCAATTGAAAAACACTACGAAAACAAATTAGATTTTTCGACATTATATATCAAAGCAGCAGCAAAATACGCTGACGAAAAACAAAGTCAGAATGTAACAGCTGAAATTAGAATTGAAAAAGACAAACAAATTTTAATCAGTGTTCGATTCTTAGGAATCACTATGGCAAAAGCTTTAATAACACCAACAACTGTAAGCTATTACGAAAAAATAAATAGTACGTATTACGAAGGCGATTTCAGCAGTTTAAGTAAATGGCTGGGTACAGAACTGGATTATACTAAAGTTCAGAATTTATTAGTAGGTGAAGCTTTTGATGATTTAAGAGAAGGAAAATACACGCAGACTATTGTAGAAAATCTTTTCCGTCTGGAAGATGAAAAAGACCAAAACATCAAAAAAGCATTTTATTTAGATCCTGAGAAATATTTGGTTCAGAAAGAAGAAATTTCACAGCCGGCTGAAAACAGAAAATTAGAAATCAATTATTTTGATGCTAAAACTTTTAGTCAGGGAACAATTCCAACCGCTATTACGATAAATGCAGTACAGCCAAAAGGAACAACCAATATTAATCTGAATTACAATAATATTTCGTTCAACGAAGAACTTTCTTTTCCTTATAGTGTGCCGAGCGGGTATAAAAAGGTTTTAATTAAGTAA
- a CDS encoding tetratricopeptide repeat protein — protein sequence MKKSILIFLFFALLGNSTSVFSQTEPEDIAMVPDDYQDAFYESLKQKGIENYDKAIASLEKCIKLKPNDAVAYFELGKNYFALKEYQNANDAFVKATQLNPKNKWFWLGIYDVSFETKNYPLAIETIQKIIVFDEEYKDDLITLYMITNQYDKALIAINEMNDKFGKSSDREIYKSQILSQGKYQNAEIGNLIEQIKKNPKEESNYISLISLYSKSQEPEKAVEAAKQLAKEIPDSEWGQVSLFKTYLDANQADKAIKSMNVILSSSKIDSKIKHRTLNEFLIYTNKNPQYASDLEKAISYFDNDKDVDVSKEIGKFYHSKGQFENAIKYYEKDLSTNSDTDRETNLLLLEAYSKAKQFAPMTKRAMTMIEVYPSQPQFYYYAGLGSNQLQQFKNAKTVLEMGLDYVVEDKKLEADFNMQLSEAYNGLGDAKKKEEYFLKANELVKQKK from the coding sequence ATGAAAAAAAGCATTCTGATATTTTTATTTTTTGCGCTTCTGGGCAATTCAACTTCGGTTTTTTCTCAAACAGAACCTGAGGATATTGCGATGGTTCCGGATGATTATCAGGATGCTTTTTATGAATCTTTGAAACAAAAAGGAATTGAAAATTACGATAAAGCTATAGCTTCTTTAGAGAAATGCATCAAGCTAAAACCTAATGATGCTGTTGCTTATTTTGAATTAGGAAAAAATTACTTTGCTTTAAAAGAATATCAAAACGCAAATGATGCATTTGTAAAAGCCACACAATTAAACCCTAAAAACAAATGGTTCTGGTTAGGAATTTACGATGTAAGCTTTGAAACCAAAAATTATCCTCTGGCGATAGAAACGATTCAGAAAATTATTGTTTTTGATGAAGAATACAAGGACGATCTGATTACGTTGTATATGATTACCAATCAATATGATAAGGCACTTATTGCTATTAATGAAATGAATGATAAATTCGGGAAATCATCAGATCGTGAAATTTATAAAAGCCAGATTTTATCACAGGGAAAATATCAGAATGCAGAAATTGGGAACTTAATCGAACAAATTAAAAAGAACCCGAAAGAAGAATCCAATTACATAAGTCTGATTTCTTTATATTCAAAATCGCAGGAACCTGAAAAAGCTGTAGAAGCTGCCAAACAACTGGCAAAAGAAATTCCGGATTCTGAATGGGGACAAGTGAGTTTGTTCAAAACGTATTTAGATGCCAATCAGGCCGATAAAGCCATAAAGTCGATGAATGTGATTTTGTCGAGTTCAAAAATTGATTCAAAAATCAAACACAGAACTTTGAATGAATTTTTAATCTATACCAATAAAAATCCGCAGTATGCATCTGATTTAGAAAAAGCAATTTCTTATTTTGACAATGATAAAGATGTGGATGTTTCCAAAGAAATTGGAAAATTTTATCACAGTAAAGGCCAGTTTGAAAATGCAATTAAATATTACGAAAAAGATTTAAGTACAAATTCAGATACAGACCGAGAAACGAATCTGCTTTTGCTTGAAGCCTATTCCAAAGCAAAACAGTTTGCTCCGATGACCAAAAGGGCGATGACAATGATTGAAGTATATCCAAGCCAGCCTCAGTTTTATTATTATGCCGGATTGGGGAGCAATCAGTTACAACAATTTAAAAATGCCAAAACCGTTCTCGAAATGGGACTTGATTATGTTGTGGAAGATAAAAAGCTTGAAGCAGATTTTAATATGCAGCTGAGTGAAGCTTATAATGGACTAGGTGATGCTAAGAAAAAAGAGGAATACTTTTTGAAAGCAAATGAGTTAGTAAAACAAAAGAAATAA
- a CDS encoding sugar phosphate nucleotidyltransferase: MKIIVPMAGRGSRLRPHTLTVPKPLIPVAGKSIVHRLVEDIAKILKEPIEEVAFILGDEAFFGADLVESLQDLAKGLGAKASIYRQDLPLGTGHAIMCAKESLSGPAVIAYADTLIRADFELDPSADAVIWVKQVDQPEAFGVVKLNPNNEIIELVEKPKEFVSDLAVIGIYYFKEVGDLKKELQNVLDNNIQNGGEYQINDGIKAMMANGKVFKTGSVDEWMDCGNKDVTVETNSRMLGFLHNDGEHLVDQNVTLDNAVIIPPCYIGENVVLKNTTIGPNVSIGKGCHVTDSTIKNSLIQTYSQIKNANLDNAMIGNHVSYDGKFTSISIGDYSVLE, encoded by the coding sequence ATGAAAATAATCGTCCCAATGGCAGGACGCGGGTCGAGACTGCGTCCTCATACTTTAACAGTTCCAAAACCATTAATCCCTGTTGCAGGAAAATCGATCGTTCACCGTTTGGTCGAAGATATTGCCAAAATATTAAAAGAACCAATCGAAGAAGTTGCTTTTATTCTTGGTGACGAAGCTTTCTTTGGAGCTGATTTAGTAGAAAGCCTTCAGGATCTGGCAAAAGGACTGGGAGCAAAAGCTTCTATATACCGTCAGGATTTGCCTTTAGGAACTGGACATGCAATTATGTGTGCCAAAGAATCGTTGTCAGGGCCGGCAGTTATCGCTTATGCAGATACTTTAATCAGAGCCGATTTTGAATTAGATCCTTCAGCCGATGCTGTAATCTGGGTAAAACAAGTAGATCAGCCGGAAGCTTTTGGCGTTGTAAAACTAAACCCGAATAATGAAATTATAGAATTAGTTGAAAAACCAAAAGAGTTTGTAAGTGACTTAGCTGTTATTGGCATCTACTACTTTAAAGAAGTTGGAGATTTGAAAAAAGAGCTTCAGAATGTTTTAGACAATAATATTCAAAATGGAGGTGAGTACCAAATCAATGATGGAATTAAGGCCATGATGGCCAATGGAAAAGTTTTTAAAACCGGAAGTGTTGACGAATGGATGGATTGCGGAAACAAAGATGTTACAGTTGAAACAAATAGCAGAATGTTAGGTTTTTTACATAATGACGGAGAACATTTAGTAGACCAAAATGTAACATTAGATAATGCAGTGATCATTCCGCCATGTTATATTGGAGAAAATGTTGTGTTAAAAAACACTACAATCGGTCCGAATGTTTCTATTGGAAAAGGATGCCACGTAACCGACAGTACTATTAAAAATAGCTTAATACAGACGTATTCTCAAATAAAAAATGCTAACTTAGATAACGCAATGATTGGAAATCATGTAAGTTATGATGGTAAATTTACCAGTATCAGCATTGGTGACTATTCAGTTTTAGAATAA
- the dut gene encoding dUTP diphosphatase: MKIQIINKSQHDLPNYETIASAGMDLRANISEPITLKPLERTIVKTGLFIELPIGYEAQVRPRSGLAAKKGVTVLNSPGTVDADYRGEIGVILVNLSNEEFVVENGERIAQLIIAKHERAEWIEVEELSETSRGAGGFGSTGVK; encoded by the coding sequence ATGAAAATTCAAATTATCAATAAATCACAACACGATTTACCAAATTACGAAACTATTGCATCTGCAGGAATGGATTTGCGTGCCAATATTTCTGAACCAATTACGTTAAAACCTTTAGAAAGAACCATTGTAAAAACCGGACTTTTTATCGAATTGCCAATTGGTTACGAAGCACAGGTAAGACCTAGAAGCGGTCTGGCAGCAAAAAAAGGAGTAACCGTTTTAAATTCTCCGGGAACTGTCGATGCTGATTACAGAGGTGAGATAGGAGTGATTCTTGTAAATTTATCAAATGAAGAATTTGTAGTTGAAAACGGAGAAAGAATCGCACAACTAATTATTGCCAAACATGAAAGAGCTGAGTGGATTGAAGTAGAAGAACTTTCTGAAACTTCAAGAGGAGCCGGCGGATTTGGAAGTACAGGGGTAAAATAG
- a CDS encoding lipopolysaccharide biosynthesis protein, producing MGLYKNLFKQTAIYGLATVLPRMLSFLLVRLYTGILPTAEYGEVSIVLSWMVFFNVVLSYGMETAFFRFYSAEEDKKNVIATSTISIFWSSIGFLFAALIFRNTLANWAEVDAQYITYSVWILVLDALVLVPFSKLRANQRPMVYAAIKIGNVVINLLLNIFFLMYLPKLAASNPNSVWDNLYVENFQIAYIFIANLLASLATFIVLSPNYLSLGRKFDPVLWKKMMKYGLPILVAGLAFAVNEHFDKILLGYLLPENLAKSEVGAYSACYKLGLFMVLFATAFRLGIEPFFFSHAKNENAPQTYAVITKYFVIFGSLILLGVIVFADILKFLLLDNKSYWEAMKVVPLIILANFFLGIYNNLSVWYKLTDKTKIGAYISIVGAIVTLILNYLLIPKYSYYGSAIATISAYGSMMLISYVLGNKYYPIPYDMNKISAYLGISILFSAISFYGFRENYFVGIPLLLAFMYFVYHNEKDTIKGIMNRK from the coding sequence TTGGGATTATATAAAAATCTATTCAAACAAACTGCAATTTATGGACTGGCAACCGTTTTACCGCGAATGCTGAGTTTTTTATTGGTCAGATTATATACAGGTATTTTACCAACTGCAGAATATGGCGAAGTTTCGATTGTTTTGTCCTGGATGGTTTTCTTTAATGTCGTTCTTTCCTACGGTATGGAAACCGCTTTTTTTAGATTTTACAGTGCCGAGGAAGATAAGAAAAATGTTATCGCAACATCTACAATATCAATTTTTTGGTCATCGATCGGATTTTTATTCGCAGCTTTAATTTTTAGAAATACGCTGGCAAACTGGGCCGAAGTAGATGCGCAATACATTACCTATTCAGTTTGGATTTTAGTTTTAGATGCTTTGGTTTTGGTACCATTTTCTAAGCTGAGAGCCAACCAGAGGCCTATGGTGTATGCAGCAATTAAAATAGGAAATGTGGTTATTAATTTATTATTGAATATCTTTTTCCTGATGTATCTTCCAAAACTGGCAGCTTCAAATCCAAATTCAGTTTGGGATAATTTATATGTCGAAAATTTCCAGATCGCCTATATTTTCATTGCAAATTTATTGGCAAGTTTAGCCACTTTTATTGTTCTTTCTCCAAATTATCTTTCACTTGGAAGAAAATTTGATCCGGTACTTTGGAAAAAAATGATGAAATACGGACTGCCTATTCTCGTTGCCGGACTGGCTTTTGCTGTTAATGAACATTTCGACAAAATCTTATTAGGATATCTGCTTCCTGAGAATTTGGCAAAGTCAGAAGTAGGAGCTTATTCAGCTTGTTACAAGCTGGGATTATTCATGGTTCTTTTTGCAACAGCTTTTAGGTTAGGAATCGAACCTTTCTTTTTCAGCCATGCCAAAAACGAAAACGCACCTCAGACTTATGCCGTAATCACGAAATACTTTGTAATTTTTGGTTCACTTATTTTACTGGGAGTTATTGTTTTTGCCGATATATTAAAATTCTTACTGCTCGACAACAAATCCTATTGGGAAGCAATGAAAGTAGTGCCGTTAATTATTCTGGCAAACTTCTTTTTAGGAATTTACAACAACTTATCGGTTTGGTATAAACTAACAGACAAAACAAAAATAGGGGCTTATATTTCCATAGTAGGAGCAATTGTAACACTTATTTTAAACTATTTATTAATTCCAAAATACAGTTATTACGGTTCGGCTATCGCTACAATTTCTGCTTACGGAAGTATGATGTTGATTTCGTATGTTTTGGGAAATAAATATTATCCAATACCTTACGACATGAATAAAATCTCGGCTTATCTGGGGATTTCAATTTTATTTTCGGCTATTTCATTTTATGGATTTAGAGAAAATTATTTCGTGGGAATTCCGTTATTACTAGCGTTTATGTATTTTGTCTACCATAACGAAAAAGACACCATCAAAGGAATTATGAATAGAAAGTAA
- a CDS encoding GNAT family N-acetyltransferase, whose amino-acid sequence MTLQVRELTTIEEMTAQIETIRFLYPNISLEKYTSFLSEMIPHNYIQIGVFENEICLGITGCWSATKLWTGKYLEIDNFVVNPEYRSKGIGKLLTDFVEKKALDIGCSSIVLDAFTGNFGAHRFYYNQGYSPKGFHFVKVLDENKLTH is encoded by the coding sequence ATGACTTTACAAGTACGAGAGCTTACCACCATTGAAGAAATGACCGCTCAAATAGAAACGATCCGATTTTTATATCCTAATATTTCCCTTGAAAAATATACTTCATTTCTTTCTGAAATGATTCCTCATAATTATATCCAGATAGGAGTTTTCGAAAATGAAATCTGTCTGGGCATAACAGGTTGTTGGTCTGCTACAAAACTCTGGACAGGTAAATATCTGGAAATCGACAATTTTGTGGTTAATCCGGAATACCGTTCAAAAGGAATTGGAAAACTGCTTACGGATTTTGTAGAAAAAAAAGCTTTAGATATAGGATGCAGCAGTATTGTCCTTGATGCTTTTACAGGAAATTTTGGAGCGCATCGATTTTATTACAATCAGGGATATTCTCCAAAAGGCTTTCATTTTGTTAAAGTTTTAGACGAAAATAAACTGACACATTAA
- the atpG gene encoding ATP synthase F1 subunit gamma, which translates to MANLKEIRNRITSVSSTMQITSAMKMVSAAKLKKAQDAITAMRPYAEKLTELLQNLSATLDGEVGGNYTTQREVKKVLLVAITSNRGLCGAFNSNVIKEIKNRTDFYAGKQVDVFAIGKKGNDVLSKTHKVHGHHNAIFDHLTFENVAGIADNLTEKFLSGEYDRIELVYNQFKNAATQIVQTEQFLPLAPIKSDESASAGDYIFEPSKEEIVLTLIPKSLKTQLYKGIRDSFASEHGARMTAMHKATDNATELRNQLKLTYNKARQAAITNEILEIVGGAEALNG; encoded by the coding sequence ATGGCAAATTTAAAGGAAATCCGTAATAGAATTACTTCCGTTTCATCGACGATGCAGATTACATCGGCAATGAAAATGGTTTCTGCTGCAAAGCTGAAGAAAGCACAAGATGCAATCACTGCAATGCGCCCTTATGCCGAGAAATTAACGGAGTTACTGCAAAATCTTTCTGCTACACTTGATGGTGAAGTAGGAGGAAATTACACAACACAACGTGAAGTAAAAAAAGTATTGCTTGTAGCTATAACTTCAAACAGAGGTTTATGTGGTGCATTCAATTCAAATGTTATTAAAGAGATTAAAAATCGTACTGATTTTTATGCTGGAAAACAGGTTGATGTTTTTGCCATTGGTAAAAAAGGAAACGATGTTTTAAGTAAAACTCATAAAGTTCACGGTCATCATAATGCAATTTTTGATCACCTGACTTTCGAAAATGTTGCCGGAATTGCTGATAATTTGACTGAAAAATTCTTATCTGGAGAATATGACAGAATCGAATTAGTATACAATCAGTTTAAAAATGCTGCAACACAAATTGTTCAGACAGAACAGTTTTTACCGTTAGCACCAATCAAATCTGATGAATCTGCTTCTGCCGGAGATTATATTTTTGAACCTTCAAAAGAGGAAATCGTTTTGACTTTAATTCCTAAGTCTTTAAAAACACAATTATACAAAGGTATCCGCGATTCATTTGCTTCAGAACACGGAGCACGTATGACAGCTATGCACAAAGCAACTGATAACGCAACAGAATTAAGAAACCAATTGAAATTAACTTACAACAAAGCACGTCAGGCTGCAATTACAAACGAAATCTTAGAAATCGTTGGTGGAGCAGAAGCTTTGAACGGATAA
- the atpA gene encoding F0F1 ATP synthase subunit alpha — protein MAEIKPAEISAILRKQVEGFESGATLEEVGTVLQVGDGIARVYGLSNVQYGELVEFDNGMEGIVLNLEEDNVGVVLLGPSTGIKEGSTAKRTQRIASLKVGEQMVGRVVNTLGFPIDGKGPIGGDLYEMPLERKAPGVVFRQPVTEPLQTGVKAVDAMIPVGRGQRELVIGDRQTGKSTVCIDTILNQKEFFDAGKPVFCIYVAIGQKASTVAGIAKMLEEKGAMAYTVIVAANASDPAPMQVYAPFAGAAIGEYFRDSGRPALIVYDDLSKQAVAYREVSLLLRRPPGREAYPGDVFYLHSRLLERACKVIADDGIAKNMNDLPDSIKSIVKGGGSLTALPIIETQAGDVSAYIPTNVISITDGQIFLDGDLFNSGVRPAINVGISVSRVGGNAQIKSMKKVSGTLKLDQAQFRELEAFAKFGSDLDSVTLNVIEKGKRNVEILKQGLNDPYPVENQVAIIYAGSKNLLRNVPVNKVKEFEGDFIAYLNSKHKDTLNALKAGKLDDSITDVIEKAAKEVSAKYN, from the coding sequence ATGGCGGAAATCAAACCTGCTGAAATTTCAGCAATATTAAGAAAGCAAGTAGAAGGTTTTGAATCTGGTGCTACGCTAGAGGAAGTAGGAACAGTACTTCAGGTTGGAGATGGTATTGCTCGTGTTTACGGGCTATCTAATGTACAATATGGTGAGTTAGTAGAATTTGATAACGGTATGGAAGGTATCGTATTGAATCTTGAAGAGGACAATGTTGGGGTGGTACTTTTAGGACCTTCAACTGGAATCAAAGAAGGATCTACTGCAAAAAGAACTCAGCGTATTGCTTCTCTTAAAGTAGGTGAACAAATGGTAGGACGTGTTGTTAACACACTTGGTTTTCCAATTGATGGAAAAGGACCAATTGGTGGTGACTTATACGAAATGCCGTTAGAAAGAAAAGCACCTGGTGTAGTATTCCGTCAGCCGGTAACTGAACCATTACAAACTGGAGTAAAAGCAGTAGATGCTATGATCCCGGTAGGTCGTGGACAGCGTGAGCTTGTAATTGGTGACCGTCAAACAGGTAAATCAACTGTTTGTATCGATACAATCTTAAATCAAAAAGAATTCTTTGATGCAGGAAAACCTGTATTCTGTATATATGTTGCAATTGGACAAAAAGCGTCAACTGTAGCAGGAATCGCAAAAATGTTAGAAGAAAAAGGAGCAATGGCTTATACAGTTATCGTTGCTGCTAATGCTTCTGACCCAGCTCCAATGCAGGTTTACGCTCCATTCGCGGGTGCTGCAATTGGTGAATACTTCAGAGATTCAGGTCGTCCTGCGCTTATCGTTTATGATGACTTGTCTAAACAAGCTGTTGCTTACCGTGAGGTTTCTCTTTTATTAAGAAGACCACCGGGACGTGAGGCTTATCCTGGAGACGTTTTCTACTTACACTCTCGTTTATTAGAGCGTGCTTGTAAAGTAATTGCTGATGATGGAATTGCTAAAAACATGAACGATTTACCAGACTCTATCAAATCTATCGTAAAAGGCGGCGGTTCTTTAACTGCATTACCAATTATCGAAACTCAGGCTGGTGACGTTTCTGCATATATCCCAACAAACGTAATCTCGATTACAGATGGTCAGATTTTCCTTGATGGAGATTTGTTTAACTCTGGGGTTCGTCCTGCAATTAACGTGGGTATCTCTGTATCTCGTGTTGGAGGTAACGCACAGATTAAATCAATGAAAAAAGTTTCTGGAACTTTAAAATTAGATCAGGCTCAATTCCGTGAATTAGAAGCTTTCGCTAAATTTGGTTCTGACTTAGATTCTGTTACTTTAAACGTAATCGAAAAAGGAAAAAGAAACGTTGAGATTTTGAAACAAGGCTTAAATGATCCTTACCCGGTTGAAAACCAAGTAGCGATTATCTATGCTGGTTCTAAAAACTTATTAAGAAACGTTCCTGTAAATAAGGTAAAAGAATTTGAAGGAGATTTCATTGCTTACTTAAACAGTAAACACAAAGATACGCTTAATGCGTTGAAAGCTGGGAAACTGGATGACAGCATTACTGATGTTATCGAAAAAGCAGCAAAAGAAGTTTCAGCAAAATATAACTAA
- the atpH gene encoding ATP synthase F1 subunit delta: MASTRAAIRYAKAILDLANSKGVAEAVNNDMKSIASAIETNLELSTFIENPTTTVEVKQNALLEVFANVNDVTKGLFRLLFENKRFEILAGIASEYTKVYDESNGVEVAKVTTAVPMDAALEAKVLAKIATLSDKKITIENIVDPAIIGGFILRIGDNQYNASVANRLQVLKRELSN, from the coding sequence ATGGCAAGTACAAGAGCAGCAATTCGTTATGCAAAAGCAATTCTGGACTTAGCAAACTCTAAAGGTGTTGCCGAAGCTGTAAATAACGATATGAAGTCAATTGCTTCTGCAATTGAAACAAATTTAGAATTGAGTACATTTATTGAAAACCCAACAACTACTGTTGAAGTTAAACAAAATGCTCTTTTAGAAGTTTTTGCAAATGTAAATGATGTAACCAAAGGATTGTTTCGTTTATTATTTGAAAACAAAAGATTTGAAATTTTAGCCGGAATTGCATCAGAATATACTAAAGTATATGACGAAAGCAATGGAGTTGAAGTAGCAAAAGTAACTACAGCTGTTCCTATGGATGCAGCTTTAGAAGCTAAAGTTTTGGCTAAAATTGCAACTTTATCGGATAAAAAAATTACGATTGAAAATATAGTAGATCCTGCAATTATCGGCGGGTTTATTTTAAGAATAGGTGATAACCAATACAATGCTTCTGTTGCAAACAGATTACAAGTATTAAAAAGAGAGTTAAGTAATTAG
- a CDS encoding F0F1 ATP synthase subunit B — MDKLINQFEFGLFFWQVLIFVGLIFLLKKFAWKPILDAVNDREQGIKDALLSAENARQEMQNLQADNQRILNEARAERDAMLKEAREMKEKMIADSKNEAQAQGQKMIEQAKAAIESEKNAAMAELKSQVSTLSLSIAEKLLKEELSNKESQTKLVEKMLGDVKLN; from the coding sequence ATGGATAAGTTAATAAATCAGTTTGAATTCGGTTTGTTCTTTTGGCAAGTATTAATATTTGTTGGATTAATATTTTTGTTGAAAAAATTCGCTTGGAAACCAATTCTTGATGCAGTAAATGATAGAGAGCAAGGGATTAAAGATGCATTACTTTCTGCTGAAAATGCAAGACAAGAAATGCAAAATTTACAAGCTGACAATCAAAGAATTTTGAACGAAGCTCGTGCTGAGCGTGATGCGATGCTAAAAGAAGCTCGCGAAATGAAAGAGAAAATGATCGCTGATTCTAAAAACGAAGCACAAGCACAAGGTCAAAAAATGATCGAGCAAGCTAAAGCTGCTATCGAAAGCGAAAAGAATGCTGCAATGGCAGAATTGAAATCTCAAGTTTCAACATTATCATTAAGTATCGCTGAAAAATTATTGAAAGAAGAATTATCTAACAAAGAATCTCAAACCAAATTGGTTGAGAAAATGTTAGGTGACGTAAAGTTAAACTAA
- the atpE gene encoding ATP synthase F0 subunit C, translating into MEIPNIIGAGLIVIGAALGIGRIGGSAMDAIARQPEASGKIQTAMLIAAALIEGIGFAALFAS; encoded by the coding sequence ATGGAAATTCCAAATATCATTGGAGCAGGATTAATCGTAATCGGAGCAGCATTAGGAATTGGTAGAATCGGTGGTTCAGCAATGGACGCTATCGCTCGTCAGCCAGAAGCTTCAGGAAAAATCCAAACAGCTATGCTTATCGCTGCTGCACTTATTGAAGGTATTGGTTTCGCTGCGTTATTCGCATCTTAA